A window from Acidobacteriota bacterium encodes these proteins:
- a CDS encoding N-acetyltransferase — protein MNYVIDSMRSADWKSVLEIYAEGIATGQATFEAKMPDWQHWDEGHLDVCRLVARDGESILGWAALSPVSRRQVYAGVAEVSVYIAESARRQGVGKALMNALIEASEANGIWTLQSSVFPENQASIRLHLNHGFRELGRRERVAKLHGVWRDTVLLERRSRIVGRD, from the coding sequence ATGAATTACGTCATTGATTCGATGCGATCAGCGGATTGGAAGTCCGTGCTGGAAATTTACGCTGAAGGAATCGCCACCGGACAGGCTACCTTTGAAGCGAAGATGCCGGATTGGCAGCACTGGGACGAAGGACATTTGGACGTTTGCCGCCTGGTCGCTCGCGATGGCGAAAGCATTTTGGGATGGGCCGCGCTGAGTCCGGTTTCCCGTCGTCAGGTTTACGCCGGAGTTGCCGAAGTGAGTGTTTACATTGCTGAATCCGCTCGCAGACAAGGCGTCGGCAAGGCGCTGATGAATGCCTTGATTGAAGCTTCGGAAGCCAATGGGATTTGGACGCTACAATCGTCGGTATTTCCGGAAAATCAGGCGAGCATCCGGCTTCATTTGAACCACGGGTTTCGAGAGCTTGGACGACGCGAACGGGTTGCCAAACTGCACGGCGTCTGGCGCGATACGGTTCTGCTGGAGCGTCGTAGCCGAATTGTCGGCAGAGATTAA
- the mscL gene encoding large-conductance mechanosensitive channel protein MscL — MWSEFKEFINRGNVMDLAIGVIIGAAFGKIVSSIVDDILMPPIGKILAGIDFKALKWVIGTKVGEDGKAAEVAIRYGNFIQTTIEFLIIAFVVFLIVRAYNRMRAAAPPPPPPPTEVLLAEIRDLLKQ; from the coding sequence ATGTGGAGTGAGTTCAAGGAATTCATCAATCGCGGCAACGTCATGGATTTAGCCATCGGCGTCATCATAGGCGCTGCCTTTGGCAAGATTGTTTCATCCATCGTTGATGATATTCTCATGCCGCCAATCGGCAAGATTTTGGCTGGCATTGATTTCAAGGCGCTGAAATGGGTTATAGGGACAAAGGTTGGCGAAGATGGGAAAGCTGCCGAAGTTGCGATTCGATATGGAAATTTCATCCAGACGACGATTGAATTTTTGATTATTGCGTTTGTCGTCTTTTTGATTGTCAGGGCATACAACCGAATGCGAGCCGCCGCGCCGCCGCCACCGCCTCCTCCAACTGAGGTGTTACTGGCGGAAATCCGCGACCTGCTGAAACAGTAA
- a CDS encoding protein kinase, which yields MIGRIIGNYRITSELAHGGMGTVYRGQHVNLPREIVVKSILLGAFSPSAQSHLKARFRREAYIQSQLDHPNIVRVYEFFTAEDNYYLVMEYVPGMSLRDLLARQGVPTPAQAVYLCKQALSALDYAHNFTYVDESDIRHTGIIHRDIKPANMLLDNKGKLKITDFGIVKVLGEPNTGGGMTQTGFHPGTVEYMSPEQLLGLDIDVRSDLYSLGVTFYEMLSGRLPFQRSATGSDWEIRKGHIEVPPPPIQEIRPDLPPTLAAIIMRSLQKSPNDRYQTAAEFMEALQIHERTVGAETQKSPSGRLTKPLTPFLHAPDAATFIATTDLESSSPNAAPPIVAPVSHSPASFRTSSPASEEAETIPLAQAQAASVAIANSGKLAAASNSMLADDEETLIAVKPKPSGNRLGMVAGVLGALLVGAGGTYFLFGQNRANEQTLATKVDVSIAPTATNAPSPSATAKPKPTHNPQSSVVATPQSKPTATPSLAERSSALLNQAKSLEDHEQYAEAIAKYQEYQAMTPNSAEASLVNSKLAVLNALQRLLTTARADMDAKRYFAAREKYRNALRIKNDSALAQAGEAEARAKMTTEMPQVQVDRPQIPQVGAPLDQNRRRNRPAMKRNPKPTPPFN from the coding sequence ATGATCGGCAGAATCATCGGAAATTATCGAATCACCAGCGAACTGGCACACGGCGGAATGGGAACGGTGTATCGCGGCCAACACGTCAATCTGCCGCGTGAAATCGTCGTCAAATCCATTTTGCTCGGCGCATTTTCTCCTTCGGCACAGTCGCACCTGAAAGCACGATTCCGCCGCGAAGCCTACATTCAATCACAACTCGATCATCCGAATATCGTCCGCGTTTATGAGTTCTTTACCGCCGAAGACAACTATTACCTGGTGATGGAGTATGTGCCGGGGATGAGCCTGAGGGATTTGCTGGCTCGGCAAGGAGTCCCCACTCCCGCGCAAGCAGTTTATTTGTGCAAGCAAGCCTTGTCCGCGCTGGATTATGCGCACAATTTTACCTACGTTGACGAATCCGATATCCGTCATACCGGAATCATCCACCGCGACATCAAACCTGCCAACATGCTGCTCGACAATAAAGGCAAACTGAAAATCACGGACTTCGGCATCGTCAAAGTTCTGGGAGAACCCAACACTGGCGGAGGAATGACGCAGACAGGATTTCATCCCGGCACAGTCGAATACATGTCGCCGGAACAATTATTGGGACTGGACATTGATGTGCGCTCGGATTTGTACAGTTTGGGCGTCACGTTTTACGAAATGCTCAGCGGACGATTGCCTTTTCAACGTTCCGCCACCGGTTCGGATTGGGAAATTCGCAAAGGCCATATCGAAGTGCCGCCGCCGCCGATTCAGGAAATTCGCCCTGATCTGCCACCAACGCTGGCAGCGATCATTATGCGTTCGCTGCAAAAAAGCCCGAACGACCGATACCAAACCGCGGCGGAATTTATGGAAGCGTTGCAGATACACGAACGAACGGTTGGCGCTGAAACTCAAAAAAGCCCGAGCGGGAGATTGACCAAGCCACTGACGCCGTTTTTGCATGCGCCGGACGCCGCCACTTTTATTGCGACCACAGACCTGGAATCGTCCTCTCCAAACGCGGCGCCTCCAATCGTTGCCCCGGTTTCGCACAGCCCTGCCTCTTTCAGAACAAGTTCGCCCGCGTCAGAGGAAGCTGAAACGATTCCCCTCGCCCAGGCCCAAGCGGCAAGCGTCGCCATTGCCAATTCTGGCAAGCTGGCGGCGGCGTCGAACTCAATGCTGGCCGATGATGAAGAAACGTTGATTGCGGTGAAGCCGAAGCCTTCCGGCAATCGGCTGGGGATGGTTGCAGGAGTTTTGGGAGCGTTGCTGGTTGGAGCCGGGGGCACATATTTTCTTTTCGGCCAAAACCGCGCCAACGAGCAAACTCTGGCCACAAAGGTTGATGTCAGCATTGCACCAACGGCAACAAATGCCCCGTCGCCAAGCGCAACCGCCAAACCCAAACCAACACATAATCCTCAATCTTCGGTTGTGGCGACTCCGCAATCGAAACCTACTGCAACTCCCAGCCTGGCTGAACGCTCAAGCGCTTTGCTGAACCAGGCTAAATCCCTGGAAGACCACGAGCAATATGCTGAGGCAATCGCCAAGTACCAGGAATATCAGGCAATGACGCCTAATTCCGCCGAGGCGAGTCTGGTCAACAGCAAATTGGCCGTTCTAAACGCGCTGCAAAGATTGCTGACTACGGCCAGAGCTGATATGGACGCTAAGCGGTATTTTGCCGCCAGAGAAAAGTATCGAAATGCGTTACGTATCAAAAACGATTCCGCCCTCGCACAAGCCGGAGAAGCGGAAGCTCGCGCCAAGATGACGACCGAAATGCCACAGGTTCAGGTTGACCGTCCACAGATTCCGCAAGTTGGAGCCCCCCTTGACCAGAACCGTCGCCGAAACCGACCTGCAATGAAACGAAACCCCAAACCAACACCGCCATTCAATTAA